One part of the [Synechococcus] sp. NIES-970 genome encodes these proteins:
- the folD gene encoding 5,10-methylenetetrahydrofolate dehydrogenase, with protein sequence MAQILDGKSFAQKIQDNLKTAIATLSPKMGRPPGLAVLMVGDNPASAAYVRNKERACERIGMASFGKHFPADITQAELEAVIQELNQDERVDGILVQLPLPPHLDSVGLLLTIAPEKDADGLHPLNLGHLVRSEPGLRSCTPYGVMELLKEYDVPLEGKKAVVVGRSILVGKPIALMLLEANATVTVAHSRTQDLAAVTREADILVAAIGKPEFITAEMIKPGAVVIDVGINRVTDPETGKSRLVGDVAYTEAAQVAAQITPVPGGIGPMTVAMLLQNTFNSYQNKANR encoded by the coding sequence ATGGCACAAATCCTTGATGGCAAAAGCTTTGCCCAAAAAATTCAAGATAATCTCAAGACGGCGATCGCCACTCTTTCACCTAAAATGGGCCGCCCGCCAGGATTGGCCGTGCTGATGGTCGGTGACAATCCGGCCAGTGCCGCCTATGTTCGCAACAAAGAACGAGCCTGTGAACGAATTGGCATGGCTTCCTTTGGCAAACATTTTCCGGCCGATATTACCCAGGCTGAACTAGAAGCTGTCATCCAAGAACTGAACCAAGATGAACGGGTAGATGGGATTTTGGTGCAGTTACCCCTTCCCCCCCACTTAGATTCAGTCGGCTTACTCCTCACCATCGCCCCCGAAAAAGATGCAGATGGTCTGCACCCTCTAAATTTGGGCCATTTAGTGCGCTCGGAGCCAGGTTTGCGCAGCTGTACTCCCTACGGTGTGATGGAATTACTGAAGGAATATGACGTTCCTCTAGAAGGGAAAAAAGCAGTGGTGGTTGGTCGGAGTATCCTTGTGGGCAAGCCCATTGCTCTGATGCTCCTCGAGGCCAATGCGACCGTGACAGTCGCCCATTCCCGCACCCAAGATCTGGCGGCAGTGACCCGGGAAGCAGATATTCTTGTGGCGGCGATTGGAAAGCCGGAGTTTATTACTGCAGAAATGATTAAACCTGGTGCGGTAGTCATCGATGTGGGCATTAACCGGGTCACCGATCCTGAAACTGGCAAGTCTCGTTTGGTGGGGGATGTCGCCTACACTGAAGCGGCCCAAGTTGCAGCTCAAATTACCCCAGTCCCTGGTGGCATTGGCCCAATGACCGTGGCGATGCTCCTCCAAAATACGTTTAATAGCTACCAAAATAAAGCTAATCGTTAA
- the pyrB gene encoding aspartate carbamoyltransferase → MATVTATWTRRHILSLMDFSVAELDAVLQTTTSLRDVLFRRMKKVPALQGQVVTNMFFEPSTRTRSSFELAAKRLSADVMNFAPGSSSLSKGETILDTAKTYLAMGTDIMVIRHQQSGVPQAIAQEMDRLNSGVSILNAGDGLHAHPSQALLDLFTICRVLDAENPRCELLQGKKIAIVGDILHSRVARSNIWSLTTAGAEVHLAAPPTLLPSGFQEFGADSGGKLLLHWDLAPALKDADFVMTLRLQHERMTAHLLPSLREYHQHFGITGGRLKLCHPDVKILHPGPVNRGVELASDVMDHPALSLVSEQVTNGVAVRMALLYLIGSNKGNSLVKA, encoded by the coding sequence ATGGCAACGGTAACGGCGACTTGGACAAGGCGACATATTCTTTCGCTCATGGATTTTTCGGTGGCGGAACTAGATGCGGTGCTGCAAACCACAACGAGTCTGCGGGATGTGCTATTTCGGCGAATGAAAAAAGTGCCGGCACTCCAGGGTCAGGTGGTGACAAATATGTTTTTTGAGCCTTCGACCCGTACCCGGAGCAGTTTTGAGCTGGCAGCTAAGCGGCTATCGGCAGATGTGATGAATTTTGCGCCTGGGTCTTCTTCCCTCAGCAAGGGGGAAACAATCCTGGATACGGCGAAAACATACCTGGCGATGGGCACAGACATTATGGTGATCCGCCACCAACAGTCAGGGGTTCCCCAGGCGATCGCCCAGGAAATGGATCGCCTTAATTCGGGAGTGAGCATCCTCAATGCCGGGGATGGCCTCCACGCCCACCCTTCTCAGGCTTTACTAGATTTATTTACCATCTGTCGGGTTTTGGATGCGGAAAATCCCCGTTGTGAGCTATTGCAGGGGAAAAAGATTGCCATTGTGGGGGATATTCTCCATTCCCGGGTAGCCCGCTCGAATATCTGGAGTTTAACCACCGCCGGGGCCGAGGTACACCTCGCGGCACCACCAACGCTACTGCCTAGTGGTTTTCAAGAATTCGGAGCAGATTCTGGGGGGAAATTATTGCTCCATTGGGATTTGGCACCGGCCCTCAAGGACGCAGATTTTGTGATGACTCTGCGCCTACAACACGAACGGATGACAGCCCATCTTCTGCCCAGTTTACGAGAATATCACCAGCACTTTGGGATTACGGGCGGTCGCCTGAAATTATGTCACCCAGATGTGAAAATTCTTCACCCTGGGCCGGTGAATCGGGGCGTGGAGCTGGCCTCCGATGTGATGGATCATCCTGCCTTGAGTTTAGTCTCAGAGCAGGTGACCAATGGTGTCGCCGTCAGGATGGCCCTGCTGTACCTCATCGGCAGCAACAAAGGAAACAGCCTAGTCAAAGCCTAG
- the rplY gene encoding ribosomal protein L25 — protein MSLTIECQARPEGINPRALRRDGLLPVNLYGHKGADSDVFVVNYKEALNLLKKATPNETVIEVKTPGWSGSAVIREIQSHPWKRNLLHLSFFHTEAA, from the coding sequence ATGTCTTTAACGATTGAATGCCAAGCACGTCCTGAAGGGATTAATCCCCGCGCTCTCCGTCGCGATGGTCTCCTGCCCGTTAACCTCTATGGTCACAAAGGCGCTGATTCTGATGTATTCGTTGTGAACTATAAAGAAGCGTTGAACCTGCTCAAAAAAGCAACTCCCAACGAAACAGTTATTGAAGTCAAAACCCCCGGTTGGTCTGGATCTGCGGTAATTCGTGAAATCCAATCCCACCCTTGGAAACGTAACCTCTTACACCTCAGCTTTTTTCACACTGAGGCTGCGTAA